The Candidatus Eremiobacteraceae bacterium genome segment TCGACTACTTCGAAGTCGAACGCGGCGGAGATCTGACGTATCACGGCCCCGGCCAGCTCGTCGGGTACCCGATCTTCAAACTCGGTCGCTTGCGCGAGGTGCAAGGTTTCGTGCGCAAGATGGAGGCGGCCATCATCGAGGCGATCGGCGCGTTCGGGGTCGTCGGCGAGCAGCGCAAAGATCACGCGGGCGTCTTCGTTCGCGGCGCGAAGATCGCGTCGATCGGCGCGGCGGTGCGGTCGGGCGTCACGCTTCATGGATTCGCGCTCGAAGTCTGCACCGATCTCGGTTACTACCGGCTCATCAATCCGTGCGGCATGCCCGACGTCGAAACGACGTCGGTGACGCGCGAGGCCGGTCGGGAAATATCTCTCGAGGATATCAAGCCGCACATGCGCATAGCGCTCGAAAAAGCCTACTCGGTGACGTTCGTCGAACAGGTGGCGTCGTGATCGCACGCAAGCCGGAATGGCTCAAAGTCAAACTGCCGACCGGCGAGAATTACAACAACTTGCTGTCGATCGTGCGCGAGCGTAAGCTCCACACGGTCTGCCAGGAAGCGATGTGCCCGAACATCGCCGAGTGCTGGGGCGTCGGCACCGCGACGTTCATGATCCTGGGCGACACGTGCACGCGCGGCTGCCGCTTCTGCAACGTCAAGACCGGCCATCCAAACGCGATCGATCCGCTCGAGGCGTTCAAGCTCGCCAAGAGCGTCGAAGAGCTGAAGCTCAACTATTGCGTCATCACGTGCGTCGACCGCGACGACTTGCCCGACGGCGGTGCGCAGCAGATGGCCGAAGCGATCCGCGCGATCAAGGCCCGCACGCCGCATGTCAAGGTCGAAGTGCTGACGTCTGATTATCGCGGCGATCTTTCGGCGGTTCAGACCGTGCTCGACGCCGACCCCGACGTCTACGCGCACAATATCGAGACGACGCGGACGTTGACGCCACGAGTGCGTGACCGTCGTTGCGGCTACGATCAGACGCTCTCGGTGCTCGCCTATGCGAAACAGCGGCGGCCCGAGAAGTACACGAAGTCGAGCATCATGCTCGGCCTCGGCGAGACGGACGAAGACGTCTTGCAGGCCGCGCACGATCTCCGCGCAGCCGGCGTCGATATCATCACCTTCGGCCAATATCTGCAGCCGACGAAGCGGCATCTCGCGGTCGTCCAATTTGTGACGCCGGAGAAGTTCGCGTGGTTCGCCGCGCAAGTGAAACCGATGGGCTTCCATCAGGTCGTCTCGGGCCCGCTCGTCCGCTCCTCATATCACGCAGAGCAAGCCTTCACGACGATGATGTAGATGATGTAAATGTGGTATGCCGAGCGAAGCTCGGCCCTCTACATCGGCCGTCTACGCCACGCGGGTTGCGAAGGTCGCCAAAGCCAAGAACTCTAATCTAAGCGAGAATCTCCAACCGCGTCATGTGACGCGGTCGACCTTCGTTTAAGCGGAGCGATCATCGATGTTGCGTACGGTTGTCGTCGTCGGGTTGTCCGCTCTTGTCATTGGGCTGACCTTGCCCAATATGTTCGTCGCACGCGACATGAACCAGATACCGTTCAGCGTCGACTTCCACTACGACGTCATTTCGTTGACGCCAGATTCGATCGCAACGCAAGCAGGCCTTCGGGTCGGCGATCACATCGAGCCGCCGACGACCGACATCCTAGCGCGCATGG includes the following:
- the lipA gene encoding lipoyl synthase, which produces MIARKPEWLKVKLPTGENYNNLLSIVRERKLHTVCQEAMCPNIAECWGVGTATFMILGDTCTRGCRFCNVKTGHPNAIDPLEAFKLAKSVEELKLNYCVITCVDRDDLPDGGAQQMAEAIRAIKARTPHVKVEVLTSDYRGDLSAVQTVLDADPDVYAHNIETTRTLTPRVRDRRCGYDQTLSVLAYAKQRRPEKYTKSSIMLGLGETDEDVLQAAHDLRAAGVDIITFGQYLQPTKRHLAVVQFVTPEKFAWFAAQVKPMGFHQVVSGPLVRSSYHAEQAFTTMM
- the lipB gene encoding lipoyl(octanoyl) transferase LipB; this translates as MDAILEDLGRIRYGPALDIQRRAHGERVRDERPDTFFFCEHEPVITMGKSGKNQNLLVSRDELARRGVDYFEVERGGDLTYHGPGQLVGYPIFKLGRLREVQGFVRKMEAAIIEAIGAFGVVGEQRKDHAGVFVRGAKIASIGAAVRSGVTLHGFALEVCTDLGYYRLINPCGMPDVETTSVTREAGREISLEDIKPHMRIALEKAYSVTFVEQVAS